One segment of Monomorium pharaonis isolate MP-MQ-018 chromosome 6, ASM1337386v2, whole genome shotgun sequence DNA contains the following:
- the LOC105831275 gene encoding high mobility group protein 20A, with protein MSETTSMNDVPESNGAVEQPTYNGEVEEHTTKSPVSTEEKVPDSVCDNSVKRSATATGNNNTPNRTKKRKKARDATAPRQPLSGYFLFLNDRREKVRNQNPSLTFTEITKLLAAEWSKLPLDQKQHYLDAAEQEKERYNREFSEYKQTEAYRLFNEKQLERQNENKKERNGTDVNAEQNDVHQDKDNDFTGFDIPIFTEEFLDHNKACEAELRQLRKATSDYEAQNAVLQRHVDSLHAAVNRLESETNQQRTSNQALQRHLDSLRSQLAGCFATIPLPGTHDGATLQNIDSYFERLESLFSGNVEQSLRNAVRNAVSRLELIG; from the exons ATGAGTGAGACCACTTCAATGAATGATGTACCTGAAAGCAATGGTGCAGTGGAGCAGCCTACTTACAATGGGGAAGTGGAAGAACACACAA cCAAGTCTCCAGTAAGTACTGAGGAGAAGGTGCCGGATTCAGTATGTGACAATAGTGTGAAGAGAAGTGCCACTGCAACTGGCAATAACAACACACCGAATAGAacaaaaaaacgtaaaaaagcTAGAGATGCTACCGCGCCGAGACAGCCTTTGAGTGGTTACTTCCT GTTCTTAAACGATCGAAGAGAGAAGGTCCGAAACCAGAATCCAAGTTTAACGTTCACGGAGATAACAAAGCTTCTAGCTGCAGAATGGAGTAAATTACCGCTCGATCAGAAACAA cATTATTTAGATGCGGCTGAACAAGAGAAAGAGCGCTACAATCGCGAGTTTAGCGAGTATAAACAAACAGAAGCATACCGACtgtttaatgaaaaacagTTAGAAagacaaaatgaaaataagaAGGAGAGAAATGGCACGGATGTAAATGCTGAGCAGAAt gATGTTCACCAAGACAAGGACAATGACTTCACGGGCTTCGATATCCCTATTTTTACAGAAGAATTTCTGGATCATAACAAAG CCTGTGAGGCGGAATTAAGACAACTGCGAAAAGCTACATCCGATTATGAAGCTCAGAACGCGGTTCTTCAGCGACATGTGGACAGTCTGCATGCAGCCGTGAATCGCTTGGAGTCCGAAACTAATCAACAACGAACATCTAATCAAGCTTTGCAGCGTCATTTAGATTCTCTTCGTTCTCAATTGGCAGGCTGCTTTGCCACCATACCACTTCCAG GCACGCACGATGGTGCTACGTTACAAAATATCGACAGTTATTTCGAGAGGTTGGAGTCTCTATTTAGCGGTAATGTCGAACAAAGTCTACGTAATGCCGTACGTAATGCCGTGTCCCGTCTCGAGTTAATTGGATGA
- the LOC105831276 gene encoding oligosaccharyltransferase complex subunit OSTC: MECIFRLPFLILEVPNLKLKRPSWFVKPSAMVVFSFILLSYFLVTGGIIYDVIVEPPSVGSTTDEHGHTRPVAFMPYRVNGQYIMEGLASSFLFTMGGLGFIILDQTHGPSTPKLNRVLLICVGFLSILVSFTACWIFMKMKLPGYLQS, translated from the exons ATGGAGTGCATTTTCCGTTTACCGTTCTTAATCCTGGAAGTGCCTAACTTGAAACTAAAGAGACCGTCCTGGTTCGTCAAACCTAGTGCTATGGTAGTCTTCTCCTTCATCCTGTTGTCGTACTTCTTGGTGACAGGAG GAATTATATACGATGTAATTGTTGAACCACCTAGTGTAGGATCTACGACGGACGAACACGGTCATACAAGACCC GTAGCGTTCATGCCTTATCGGGTAAATGGACAGTACATTATGGAAGGGTTGGCCTCCAGTTTCTTGTTCACGATGGGAGGCTTGGGGTTTATCATCCTAGATCAAACGCACGGTCCATCGACGCCAAAGCTTAACAGAGTTCTTTTGATATGCGTTGGATTCCTTAGCATACTCGTGTCGTTTACCGCGTGCTGGATATTCATGAAGATGAAACTTCC tgGGTATTTACAGTCTTAA
- the LOC105831274 gene encoding calcium and integrin-binding protein 1, giving the protein MGAGKSQFTEEELQDYQDLTYFTKKEVLYAHQKFKALAPEKVGHNKNAKLPMSKILQYPELRVNPFGDRICKVFSSSQDGDCTFEDFLDMMSVFSDAAPKAVKAEHAFRIFDFDGDDMLGVGDLRQVVDRLTAPQRLNDSDMQQLLQYILDEADLDDDGALSFAEFEHIIEKSSDFAKSFRIRL; this is encoded by the exons ATGGGTGCGGGAAAAAGTCAGTTTACGGAGGAGGAGCTGCAGGACTATCAG GATTTAACATACTTCACTAAAAAGGAAGTTCTATA TGCACATCAGAAATTCAAGGCACTCGCCCCGGAGAAAGTTGGGCATAACAAAAACGCAAAGCTGCCAATGTCTAAGATCTTGCAGTATCCCGAATTGAGAGTGAATCCTTTTGGCGACAGGATCTGCAAGGTCTTTAGTTCCAGTCAGGACGGCGATTGTACCTTTGAAGATTTCCTGGACATGATGTCTGTATTCAGTGACGCTGCTCCAAAGGCCGTGAAGGCCGAACATGCGTTTAGGATATTTG ATTTTGATGGTGACGACATGCTCGGTGTGGGAGACTTGCGGCAGGTGGTCGACCGATTAACCGCACCCCAGAGATTGAACGACAGCGACATGCAGCAGCTTCTTCAGTATATTCTTGATGAGGCTGATCTGGATGACGATGGTGCGCTCAGCTTTGCCGAGTTCGAGCACATTATAGAAAAGAGCAGCGATTTTGCTAA gaGTTTTCGCATTCGTTTGTAA